A region of Halosolutus amylolyticus DNA encodes the following proteins:
- a CDS encoding Hsp20/alpha crystallin family protein — MSALRDALRDLSEDVFFDLLESEEAYLLVLDVPGASADSLDLSIEEGRISIEARREKDLADDYDYVEENRSLFLDLEVPLPDDAAESESEAVVERGVLELTLPKRSGVDETTIDVVDGDV, encoded by the coding sequence ATGTCAGCGCTCCGCGATGCGTTGCGGGATCTCTCGGAAGACGTCTTCTTCGATCTCCTCGAAAGCGAGGAGGCCTACTTGCTCGTGCTGGACGTGCCCGGGGCCTCCGCCGACTCGCTCGACCTCTCGATCGAGGAGGGCCGCATCTCGATCGAGGCTCGCCGGGAGAAAGACCTCGCCGACGACTACGACTACGTCGAGGAGAACCGATCGCTCTTTCTCGACCTCGAGGTACCACTGCCCGACGACGCGGCGGAGTCGGAGTCCGAAGCGGTGGTCGAACGGGGCGTCCTCGAACTGACGCTCCCGAAGCGATCGGGCGTCGACGAAACGACGATCGACGTCGTCGACGGTGACGTCTAA